The Stigmatella ashevillena genomic sequence CCCGTGTAGTCCTGGTAGTAGCCCTCGCTGTCCCCCGCGAAGGCGCGCCGCAACTGGTGGTGCAGATCATCGGCCCAGACGCCATCCAGCCCCACACCGCCCTCGGCCTCCGGGCGGAGCAGCCGGGCCTCGTTGCGCTCGTCCTCAGCGATGACGAGCACCCGCCGACCGGGCGCGGCGGCCCGGGCACGGCGGCAGATCTCCGTCAGCAGGTGGGGCGAGCCGTCATCCACGATGGCGTGCGCGGCATCCAGCCGCAGACCATCCGCGTGGTAGTCGCGGATCCACATGTCCACGTTGGAGAGCACCATCTCCCGGACAGGAGCGGAGTCCTTGCCGTCATAGTTGACGGCATCCCCCCAGGGGGTGTGGTGGCGGCCCGTGAAGTAATGGGACGAGTAGCAGCTCAGGTAGTTCCCGTCCGGCCCGAAGTGGTTGTAGACGGCATCGATGAAGACCGCGAGCCCCTGGGCGTGCGCCGCGTCGATGAGCCGCCGCAGGCTCTCGGGGCGGCCATAGGTGTGATGGGGCGCGAAGAGATCCACCCCGTCGTAGCCCCAGTTGCGCGTGCCCGGGAAGCTGGCCAGCGGCATGAGTTCCAGGGCGGTGACGCCCAGCTCGCGAATCGCCTTCAGCCGGGGAATGAGCGCCTCGAAGGTGCCCTCGGGCGTGGCCGTTCCGACATGCACCTCATAGAGGACAAGCGCCTCGGGATCCGGCCCCTTCCAGTCGGCGTCCGTCCAGGCGAAGTCCGACACGACAACCTCGGAGGGACCATGAACGCCCTGAGGCTGGGAGCGAGACCACGGGTCCGGGAAGGGCCCTTGGCCGTCCACGCGGAGCTTGTAGCGCACGCCGACGCCCGCACCCTCCAGCACGGCATGGAAGTATCCCTGGGGCTCTGACGCCATGGGGAGCACGCGCCCGGGCTTGCCCTCCGCATCATGGAGGACCACTTCCACCTGGTGGTGTTCCGGGGCCCAGACCCGCCAGTGGACCTTCGGTCCTGGCTCGACCCATGCTCCCATCTTCGGTACGGCGGCTCGCGTTGGCTCAACTGGCGTCATGGCCCGGCTTACTTAAGCCGCCTGTGGCCTCGATGGGGAGCGCGCCCGTCCACGCCACACACTTCAGGAGGGCAGATGTTCACTTGTCTGCCCCATGACTGGAGAGCGTCGGACAGAACCTGGGGAGGCCCGCTCAACGCGCCGAGAGGAACTTCTGCTCCCACTCGTCCAAGGCCTTCAGGAGGCTCATGCACCTCTCCTCCGTGCCGACATCATCCGCCCACCGGTGAATCTCCATCAGCCGGACCATGGCCGGTGAAGTCAATGCATGGACATCCCTCTGCCGGAGACGCACGGTGACATCCGCGAGCCGCGTCTGCAGCACCTCCCGGCGGAAGCAGTCCTCCTCGGCCATGGCCTGGACGACCTGTCCTGTGCGGGGAGCCCTTGCCTTGCGGACACCCAGGCGGCCCCGGGTGCCTGCCAGCAGGGGAGCCTTCCGCACGCCAGGACGCGGAGGGAGCAGGGACTGAACTCCGAGAGGAGCCTCCGCCACGGGTTCCTGTTCAGCGGTCACTCCGGAAGTCGGCGCCGCACGGGGTCTCTCCACGGCCACCTGTTCCTCGGCCACGGCCTCCCGCGTGTCCTCAGTGGCGAACGCCGGCAAGGCATCCAGCGCGGAAGGAGAGAACTCCAGAACGTGCGCTTCCGGGTCCTGAGGCGCTGCGTCAGCCCTCACGGCATGCGGCTTCAACACCGTGAGCCTCACGGCGGCCACGGACGCGCTCAAGGCCAGGACACCCGCGGCCACGGGCCACCACTTCTTCGCGGACCGGGAGGGCACGGGCGCCGCGGGCCGACCGACCCTGGGGCGACTG encodes the following:
- the treZ gene encoding malto-oligosyltrehalose trehalohydrolase, with protein sequence MTPVEPTRAAVPKMGAWVEPGPKVHWRVWAPEHHQVEVVLHDAEGKPGRVLPMASEPQGYFHAVLEGAGVGVRYKLRVDGQGPFPDPWSRSQPQGVHGPSEVVVSDFAWTDADWKGPDPEALVLYEVHVGTATPEGTFEALIPRLKAIRELGVTALELMPLASFPGTRNWGYDGVDLFAPHHTYGRPESLRRLIDAAHAQGLAVFIDAVYNHFGPDGNYLSCYSSHYFTGRHHTPWGDAVNYDGKDSAPVREMVLSNVDMWIRDYHADGLRLDAAHAIVDDGSPHLLTEICRRARAAAPGRRVLVIAEDERNEARLLRPEAEGGVGLDGVWADDLHHQLRRAFAGDSEGYYQDYTGSAEDIARTLRQGWFYEGQVSKNQGHARGTPAGNLPPRGFVHCIQNHDQVGNRAHGERLGQDVSPAAYRAMSTLLLLSPYTPLLFMGQEWNASTPFLYFTDHHAELGKLVTEGRRKEFAGFSRFEGDTVPDPQAKETFEGSRLDWSEAEKPPHAPVRELYRELLRLRATEPALKGRRRGGYALQTLGADALALEFKAAGQSLLVLLNLRGTLEHRLPPGAQAELLLWSEASRFGGAVEAPPLREGVLRLEGPSAAVVRRRD